Proteins found in one Methylophilaceae bacterium genomic segment:
- the ligA gene encoding NAD-dependent DNA ligase LigA gives MLTIEVAQAQRADLIAKIAQYDHEYYVLDAPSVSDSEYDGLYKQLLVLEAQFPELVSPDSPTQRVSGVAAAAFSSVQHRQAMLSLNNVFSADELLAFDKRVRDSLGLASVDYAVEPKFDGLAITLTYEHGHFVQGATRGDGYTGENVTHNLRTIHSIPKRLTMQQPPALLEVRGEILMFKQAFEQLNAAQANLGAKLFANPRNAAAGSLRQLDAAITATRPLNFFAYGLGEAKGIPALTSHAEAMDYLTRLGFPVSDLRTTVAGYDGLITYYADIGTQRANLPFDIDGVVYKVNAFAQQNELGFVSRAPRWAIAHKFPAEEATTVVEDITVQVGRTGAITPVARLKPVFVGGVTVTNATLHNEDEMLRKDIRIGDTVVVRRAGDVIPEVVSVVKESRPAHARLFTMPTRCPECDAHIHRPEDEAVARCTGGLYCPAQRKQAITHFASRRAMDIEGLGDKLVSQLVDANLLNSVSDIYKLTISQLAGLERMAQKSAQNVIDAINKSKKTTLARFIYALGVRNVGEATAKDLANHFGRLDALLGAEVEDLLAVNDVGPIVAESLLQFFAEPHNTEAIQAMIKMGVSWEEHEGQRQVEGVLQGKTLVLTGTLPTMSRDDAKALIEAAGGKVSGSVSKKTDFVVAGAEAGSKLEKAANLGVAILDESGLTALLSGSGDLMRDATNALNQESENDSAINGQQKQLF, from the coding sequence ATGTTAACGATTGAAGTGGCGCAGGCGCAACGAGCAGATTTAATTGCTAAAATTGCACAATACGACCATGAATATTATGTGCTTGATGCGCCCTCTGTATCAGATAGTGAGTACGATGGTCTTTACAAACAACTTCTCGTATTAGAAGCACAATTCCCTGAGCTTGTCTCTCCCGATTCACCAACACAACGGGTAAGCGGTGTTGCAGCCGCAGCATTTAGCAGTGTTCAACATCGTCAAGCGATGTTGTCACTGAATAATGTATTTTCAGCGGATGAGTTACTTGCGTTTGATAAACGGGTGCGTGATAGCTTGGGTCTGGCTTCTGTTGATTATGCGGTGGAACCTAAATTTGATGGTTTGGCCATTACCTTAACTTACGAACATGGGCATTTTGTACAAGGTGCAACGCGAGGCGATGGCTATACTGGTGAAAATGTGACGCATAATTTGCGTACTATTCACAGTATCCCAAAACGCCTGACCATGCAGCAGCCGCCAGCATTATTAGAAGTAAGAGGCGAAATTTTGATGTTTAAACAAGCGTTTGAGCAATTAAATGCGGCCCAAGCAAACTTGGGAGCCAAATTATTTGCCAATCCGCGTAATGCCGCCGCTGGCAGTTTACGCCAGCTAGACGCGGCAATTACTGCTACAAGGCCATTAAACTTTTTTGCGTATGGACTTGGCGAGGCGAAAGGGATTCCTGCATTAACATCTCATGCAGAAGCCATGGATTACCTTACTCGACTTGGCTTCCCTGTGTCTGATTTACGTACAACAGTTGCTGGTTATGATGGATTAATCACCTATTATGCCGATATTGGTACTCAACGTGCCAATTTGCCTTTTGATATTGACGGCGTGGTTTACAAAGTGAATGCATTTGCCCAGCAAAATGAATTGGGGTTTGTTTCACGTGCACCACGCTGGGCGATTGCCCATAAGTTTCCAGCAGAAGAGGCGACAACTGTTGTGGAAGATATTACTGTACAAGTAGGACGGACGGGTGCGATTACGCCTGTGGCAAGACTAAAGCCAGTATTTGTTGGCGGTGTAACGGTCACCAATGCTACGTTACACAATGAAGATGAAATGCTGCGCAAGGATATTCGTATTGGTGACACAGTGGTTGTGCGTCGCGCTGGGGATGTGATTCCTGAGGTGGTTTCTGTTGTGAAAGAAAGCCGTCCTGCCCATGCAAGACTGTTTACAATGCCAACACGCTGTCCTGAATGTGACGCTCACATTCATCGCCCAGAAGATGAAGCTGTTGCTCGCTGTACGGGTGGCTTATATTGTCCAGCACAACGTAAACAAGCCATTACCCACTTTGCATCAAGACGTGCAATGGATATTGAAGGCTTAGGCGACAAGTTGGTGAGCCAGCTAGTAGACGCCAATCTATTAAATTCAGTGAGTGATATTTATAAACTAACGATAAGTCAATTAGCTGGTTTAGAGCGCATGGCGCAAAAGTCCGCACAAAATGTAATCGATGCTATTAATAAAAGTAAAAAGACAACACTAGCACGCTTTATTTACGCGCTAGGCGTGCGTAATGTTGGTGAGGCCACTGCAAAAGACTTGGCGAATCACTTCGGTCGCTTGGATGCGCTATTGGGCGCAGAGGTAGAAGATTTGTTGGCTGTGAATGATGTTGGTCCGATTGTGGCTGAATCGTTATTACAGTTTTTTGCTGAGCCCCATAATACAGAGGCCATTCAAGCAATGATCAAGATGGGCGTGAGTTGGGAAGAGCATGAGGGGCAACGGCAAGTTGAGGGTGTGCTACAAGGTAAAACATTGGTATTAACAGGCACATTGCCCACCATGTCGCGTGATGATGCAAAAGCGTTAATAGAGGCTGCTGGCGGCAAGGTGAGTGGTAGCGTATCTAAAAAAACAGACTTTGTAGTTGCCGGTGCGGAAGCTGGTAGTAAATTAGAAAAAGCCGCTAATTTGGGGGTTGCTATCCTCGATGAGTCTGGATTGACTGCGCTGCTATCAGGTTCGGGTGACTTGATGCGTGATGCAACTAATGCGCTTAATCAAGAGTCTGAAAATGATAGCGCTATAAATGGCCAGCAAAAGCAATTATTTTAG
- a CDS encoding sulfoxide reductase heme-binding subunit YedZ, whose protein sequence is MRKSRVNAVKCTICLLVLIPLARLLWLGFTNDLGANPVEFVEHSTGIWALVFLLTSLSMTPIRLLTRQVWQIQIRRLLGLWMFFYATLHVITYVWLDFNFMLDEIMKDVVGHPRILVGFAAFVLTIPLVLTSNNYMMKKLKSNWKTLHKTVYLIALLAVVHFLLLVKKDLTEPFYYAAILLLLFGIRIYFSYKTKNKSTV, encoded by the coding sequence ATGCGCAAAAGTCGAGTTAATGCAGTTAAATGTACAATTTGTTTGTTGGTTTTAATACCATTGGCTCGTTTATTATGGCTGGGATTCACAAATGATTTAGGTGCAAACCCTGTTGAATTTGTTGAGCATTCTACCGGCATTTGGGCGCTTGTGTTCTTGCTCACCAGCCTTTCGATGACACCAATACGATTATTAACAAGGCAGGTTTGGCAGATACAAATCCGAAGGTTGCTTGGATTATGGATGTTTTTCTATGCGACGTTACATGTCATCACGTATGTATGGCTGGATTTTAACTTTATGTTGGATGAAATCATGAAAGATGTTGTTGGACACCCACGCATTTTGGTTGGCTTTGCCGCTTTTGTGTTGACCATTCCTTTAGTGTTGACATCCAATAATTACATGATGAAAAAGCTAAAATCCAATTGGAAAACGTTACACAAAACAGTCTATCTTATTGCTTTATTGGCTGTTGTGCATTTTCTTTTATTGGTCAAAAAAGACTTAACGGAACCTTTTTATTATGCGGCAATATTACTGTTGTTGTTTGGTATTAGGATTTACTTTAGCTACAAAACAAAAAACAAATCAACTGTGTAA
- the msrP gene encoding protein-methionine-sulfoxide reductase catalytic subunit MsrP, whose translation MIIINQSKQNPSGIQSSDITSKTVFDNRRHFIKMAASSGLIAGAALMSLKAKAANITGVTADNARLVVAANTPKQPIVTLKKGEIYNPRQAIKGFKKTAYGQDLTIDTYKNITTYNNYYEFGTDKADPALQARTFQPHPWSISIEGEVKTPRTIHLEDVMKLTTLEERIYRMRCVEGWSMVIPWIGLPLASLIKWAEPTGNAKYVEFVTANDRETMPGVNAPILDWPYTEGLRMDEAMHPLTLIAVGLYGELLPNQNGAPARLVVPWKYGFKGGKSIVKIRFVEKMPRSTWMKAGPREYGFYANVNPNVSHPRWSQSTERPISGGLFGGRVKTKMFNGYASEVSQLYAGMDLRKNF comes from the coding sequence ATGATTATTATTAATCAATCAAAACAGAATCCGAGTGGTATTCAATCTTCTGACATTACTTCTAAAACGGTATTCGATAACCGACGTCACTTTATAAAAATGGCAGCGAGCTCTGGTTTGATAGCGGGCGCTGCTTTGATGAGTCTAAAAGCCAAAGCGGCTAATATTACCGGCGTGACAGCAGACAATGCAAGGCTAGTCGTTGCTGCGAATACGCCTAAGCAGCCAATTGTAACGCTCAAAAAAGGCGAAATTTATAATCCTCGGCAAGCCATCAAAGGGTTTAAAAAAACGGCTTATGGTCAAGATTTAACCATTGATACCTACAAAAATATTACCACTTATAATAATTATTACGAGTTTGGCACCGATAAAGCAGATCCAGCATTGCAAGCGAGGACGTTTCAACCACACCCTTGGTCGATTAGTATTGAAGGTGAAGTCAAGACGCCAAGAACCATTCATCTAGAAGATGTAATGAAGCTAACTACCTTAGAAGAGCGTATCTATCGCATGCGCTGCGTTGAGGGCTGGTCTATGGTGATTCCTTGGATCGGCTTGCCATTAGCCAGTTTAATTAAATGGGCAGAGCCAACAGGCAATGCCAAGTATGTAGAGTTTGTCACAGCCAACGATAGAGAAACGATGCCAGGGGTTAATGCCCCGATTTTAGATTGGCCATATACTGAAGGTTTGCGTATGGATGAAGCGATGCATCCCTTGACATTGATTGCTGTTGGCTTATATGGCGAGTTGCTACCAAATCAAAATGGCGCACCAGCACGATTAGTGGTCCCTTGGAAATATGGTTTCAAAGGGGGTAAATCCATCGTCAAAATTCGTTTTGTTGAAAAAATGCCACGAAGCACTTGGATGAAAGCAGGTCCTAGAGAGTATGGTTTTTATGCCAATGTTAACCCAAATGTCTCACACCCTCGCTGGTCGCAATCAACAGAACGGCCAATTAGTGGCGGTTTATTTGGTGGCCGCGTTAAGACAAAAATGTTCAACGGGTATGCGTCAGAAGTGAGTCAGCTATATGCGGGGATGGACTTAAGAAAAAACTTTTAA
- the msrB gene encoding peptide-methionine (R)-S-oxide reductase MsrB, translating to MKYQKTQEAIARLSAEQYRVTQKNATERPFSGEYDKHFESGIYVDIVSGEPLFASTAKFNSGCGWPAFAKPINNENIIEVYDDTHGMRRTEVRSRYGDSHLGHVFTDGPASMGGLRYCINSASLRFIPKAQMEAAGYIDYIDQVA from the coding sequence ATGAAATATCAAAAAACACAAGAAGCAATTGCGCGCTTATCTGCAGAGCAATATAGAGTCACGCAAAAAAATGCTACTGAGCGTCCATTTTCAGGCGAATATGATAAACACTTTGAATCAGGCATTTATGTTGACATTGTTTCTGGTGAGCCTTTGTTTGCATCGACCGCAAAATTCAATTCAGGCTGTGGTTGGCCAGCTTTTGCCAAGCCTATCAATAATGAAAATATCATAGAAGTGTATGATGACACACATGGCATGAGACGTACCGAAGTCCGTTCTAGATATGGTGATAGCCACCTAGGTCATGTGTTTACAGATGGTCCAGCGAGTATGGGAGGATTGCGTTACTGTATTAATTCTGCAAGCCTGCGCTTTATTCCAAAAGCACAAATGGAAGCCGCAGGTTATATTGATTACATCGATCAGGTTGCTTAA
- a CDS encoding DoxX family protein has product MAVISKLQRVYRSIVGLLEQFNAWLPPLFLRLILAWEFGEAGFEKLHGENWFANLTFPFPFNLLPSEFSWHLSTLFEIVGAFALALGLATRFFTVSLIVLTVVAIAAVHWPESWNTIAELWKGYAITNKGFGNYKLPLLYLIMLLPLLFGGAGKLSLDYLLFRRK; this is encoded by the coding sequence ATGGCAGTCATTAGTAAATTACAACGGGTTTATCGTTCTATAGTTGGTCTGTTGGAACAGTTTAATGCATGGTTGCCACCACTATTTTTAAGGCTTATTTTGGCTTGGGAATTTGGCGAAGCTGGGTTTGAAAAGCTACATGGTGAAAACTGGTTTGCAAACCTCACGTTTCCATTTCCTTTTAACTTACTACCGTCAGAATTCAGTTGGCATTTATCGACATTGTTCGAAATTGTAGGCGCTTTTGCATTGGCGCTTGGTTTGGCAACGCGCTTTTTCACAGTATCGTTGATTGTGTTAACCGTTGTCGCGATTGCTGCGGTTCATTGGCCAGAAAGTTGGAACACAATAGCTGAACTTTGGAAAGGCTACGCAATCACAAACAAGGGGTTTGGAAACTATAAATTGCCATTGCTGTATTTAATCATGTTGTTACCATTATTGTTTGGCGGTGCAGGCAAACTTAGTTTAGATTATTTACTTTTTCGTAGGAAATAA
- the queF gene encoding NADPH-dependent 7-cyano-7-deazaguanine reductase QueF codes for MNTQSLGGKPTAQPTKVLETFPNPNQSRDFHIHMEIPEFTCLCPKTGQPDFAVIYLDYIPDQLCVELKSLKLYMWSFRDEGCFHEAVTNSILDDLVAATQPKFMRITSKFYVRGGVFTNVVAEHRKAGWEPQPRVDLMQFESNANIRG; via the coding sequence ATGAATACACAATCACTAGGCGGCAAACCAACAGCGCAACCAACCAAGGTATTAGAAACCTTTCCAAATCCTAACCAATCTCGCGATTTTCATATTCATATGGAAATCCCTGAATTCACTTGCTTATGTCCAAAAACAGGTCAACCAGATTTTGCTGTGATCTATCTAGACTATATTCCGGATCAACTTTGCGTAGAGCTCAAAAGCTTAAAACTTTACATGTGGTCATTCCGCGATGAAGGCTGCTTTCACGAAGCCGTGACCAACAGCATTTTGGATGACCTTGTGGCTGCAACACAACCCAAGTTTATGCGCATTACGTCCAAATTTTATGTCCGTGGCGGTGTTTTCACTAATGTCGTAGCAGAGCATCGAAAAGCAGGCTGGGAGCCACAGCCAAGAGTCGACTTAATGCAGTTTGAAAGTAATGCGAATATTCGTGGCTAA
- a CDS encoding DsbE family thiol:disulfide interchange protein, which produces MKLKFLLPLVLFFVMVGFLAKGLFLDPRKVPSPLIGKPAPAFVAPVLGSAGKVFSSADMKGKVWLLNTWASWCAACRDEHPLLVEMLAHDIPLYGLAYKDTDEASLQMLEQLGNPYILSATDADGRIGIDYGVYGVPETYVIDKEGIIRYKQIGPITPDSLRNIILPLLKDLQV; this is translated from the coding sequence ATGAAACTCAAATTTTTACTGCCTCTGGTTTTATTTTTTGTAATGGTCGGCTTTCTAGCAAAAGGCTTGTTTTTAGATCCTAGAAAAGTCCCTTCTCCACTTATCGGTAAGCCAGCACCAGCCTTTGTGGCACCTGTATTAGGTAGCGCTGGTAAAGTGTTTTCAAGTGCCGATATGAAAGGTAAGGTTTGGTTACTTAATACTTGGGCATCTTGGTGTGCTGCCTGTCGAGATGAACATCCACTTTTAGTAGAAATGCTGGCACACGACATACCCCTTTACGGGCTAGCCTATAAAGATACTGACGAAGCTTCATTACAAATGCTTGAACAGTTAGGCAATCCTTATATCTTATCAGCGACCGATGCAGATGGTAGGATTGGGATTGACTATGGCGTTTATGGCGTGCCAGAAACCTATGTCATTGATAAAGAAGGTATTATCCGCTACAAACAAATTGGACCAATTACGCCAGACTCATTACGTAACATCATTCTGCCTTTATTGAAAGACCTGCAAGTATGA
- a CDS encoding cytochrome c-type biogenesis protein CcmH, whose product MIALRPVFLIITLFLSALSFHTNSIALDQVSESAVVEARLKKLSVELRCLVCQNSTLADSDAPLAQDLRNEIRKLIESGQTDEEVVAYLVARYGDFVTFRPPVNASTALLWFGPFVMLILGLIVLVVVLNKRAALLSETISPEEETKETSEENPNNTN is encoded by the coding sequence ATGATAGCGCTCCGCCCTGTTTTTCTTATTATCACGCTTTTTTTAAGCGCATTAAGCTTTCACACGAATAGCATTGCGCTTGACCAGGTCAGCGAGTCTGCTGTTGTAGAGGCCCGATTAAAAAAATTATCGGTTGAGCTTCGCTGCTTAGTATGTCAAAACAGTACATTAGCTGATTCGGATGCCCCGCTTGCGCAAGACTTACGTAATGAAATACGTAAGCTAATTGAAAGCGGTCAGACGGATGAAGAAGTTGTCGCGTATTTAGTTGCTCGCTACGGCGATTTTGTCACCTTCCGTCCGCCTGTTAATGCAAGTACTGCATTACTTTGGTTTGGCCCTTTTGTGATGCTGATCTTAGGGTTAATTGTGCTGGTGGTTGTACTCAACAAGCGTGCCGCACTGTTATCAGAAACAATATCGCCTGAAGAAGAAACAAAAGAAACATCAGAAGAAAACCCAAATAATACCAACTAG
- the smc gene encoding chromosome segregation protein SMC, translated as MRLTHLKLAGFKSFVDPTTVHLHGQRVGVVGPNGCGKSNVMESVRWVLGESSAKEMRADAMDAVIFNGSSNRKPISRASVELIFDNSLGGASGEWSQYAEISVKRVIERQKGSSYYINNTAVRRRDVADLFLGTGLGGRAYAIIGQNTISRIVEAKPEELRIFLEEAAGISKYKDRRRETELRLRDTRENLTRVEDICRELQKQISRLQSQAVVTQKYHAMQASLTLAEGQYWLLKRRDASNEWEKAKANVEKLVIQLEAQTAELRKSETGLENSRQAFYQAGEAINKAQAAYYEANAEVANLENQVKQHAEARDRMTLQLQQLDESIARHAKAKLESNAQLMQFKAGLASANDSEQAALAVLEGLRLQLPQVEADYRAAVDKMQASTQALLTAQQRIQIDGNNIEHLNQTIADIKAQIERFEMALQQLEMPDAQAIETARQTLAEAQEMITNIEHHIQQLRSNESATQVNIAQLREQQQQAQRVFGQAEAELHSLEKIQQSLNAETGLASWLSSQGLQNNARLWEKVSIDDSWTLALEAVLGERLNALLTQAPVNHKTSSRPPSALVVGFSGRLSQSVKSNTSYTPLISMVKDCSPEFQTLINDWLANIYLLPDDVDGVESSAMLAPGEKLVNKQGDVFSLGGVVYHGKNNHLHGVIARQQRLADLRTSLPNMQSAVTQIIAQLTEAEADLAANRQLQQQEGSQLKLAMQTLHQHQLVISKLEQLRESTIAREKSLKADIETAQIRHEQQLNNVQLKQVALAEMKTAVQQLEAIKVADENSRQQAEQAFNALRDATAEAEKKHQQLSFDSKIINNNINDLNNKINVINEEEKAFALRKAEVEQTLNLTPMETLKANLTQAITVKQRQELALSEARNHLEAQEADLKERERVRMQHEQQLNPMRDTLEQGRLREQEARLYFEQCQAGLQENGMDEKILLQGLDAQAKASDFAEKTSQLQRDIERLGPVNLAAIQELDSESERKAYLDSQMQDLIEASETLEAAINKIDKETRDKLLTTFNEANQHFGELFSTLFGGGQAKLELLGEEILDTGLQVFAQPPGKKNTTIQLLSGGEKALTALALVFALFRLNPAPFCLMDEVDAPLDDSNTERFCAMVKKMSERTQFLFVSHNKITMEIAQQLIGVTMQESGVSRIVDVDIDAALQMQLV; from the coding sequence TTGCGTTTAACTCACCTAAAACTTGCTGGTTTTAAATCGTTTGTCGATCCGACAACTGTCCATTTGCATGGGCAGCGTGTGGGTGTTGTTGGGCCTAATGGCTGTGGCAAATCTAACGTGATGGAATCGGTGCGCTGGGTGTTGGGTGAGTCATCTGCCAAAGAAATGCGTGCTGATGCAATGGATGCCGTCATTTTTAATGGTTCTTCTAATCGTAAGCCTATTTCTCGTGCCAGTGTAGAGCTGATATTTGATAACAGTCTTGGTGGCGCCAGCGGTGAGTGGAGTCAATATGCTGAAATTTCTGTTAAGCGTGTTATCGAGCGTCAGAAAGGCTCAAGTTACTATATCAATAACACGGCTGTGAGGCGACGTGATGTAGCAGATTTGTTCTTAGGTACTGGTTTAGGTGGACGTGCTTATGCCATTATTGGGCAAAACACAATTTCACGTATTGTGGAGGCAAAACCTGAAGAGCTGCGTATATTTTTAGAAGAAGCGGCTGGGATTAGTAAATATAAAGATAGACGACGTGAAACTGAGTTGCGCTTACGTGACACGCGTGAAAACTTAACGCGGGTAGAGGATATTTGCCGAGAGTTGCAAAAGCAAATTAGTCGGTTGCAATCACAAGCTGTGGTAACGCAGAAATACCACGCGATGCAAGCATCACTCACATTGGCTGAGGGGCAATATTGGCTATTAAAAAGACGTGATGCGAGCAATGAATGGGAGAAAGCCAAAGCCAACGTTGAAAAGTTAGTGATTCAGTTGGAGGCGCAAACCGCAGAATTACGTAAAAGTGAAACCGGTTTAGAAAATAGTCGTCAAGCGTTTTATCAAGCAGGTGAGGCGATTAATAAAGCGCAAGCTGCTTATTATGAAGCCAATGCAGAAGTGGCTAACTTGGAAAATCAAGTGAAACAACATGCAGAGGCGCGCGACCGAATGACGTTGCAGTTGCAACAGTTAGATGAATCAATAGCTCGTCATGCAAAGGCCAAGTTAGAATCAAATGCGCAGTTAATGCAATTTAAAGCAGGCTTAGCTAGTGCAAATGACAGTGAACAGGCGGCATTGGCTGTATTGGAAGGCTTAAGACTTCAGCTGCCTCAAGTAGAAGCGGATTATCGAGCCGCGGTGGATAAAATGCAGGCTAGTACGCAAGCTTTGCTGACAGCGCAACAACGCATTCAAATCGATGGCAATAACATTGAGCATTTAAATCAAACGATTGCAGATATTAAAGCGCAAATTGAGCGATTTGAGATGGCACTTCAACAATTAGAGATGCCTGATGCGCAAGCGATAGAAACGGCAAGACAGACACTGGCAGAAGCGCAAGAAATGATTACGAATATTGAACATCATATTCAACAGTTACGTAGCAATGAAAGTGCAACGCAAGTCAATATTGCTCAATTACGTGAGCAGCAACAACAAGCGCAGCGTGTATTTGGTCAAGCAGAGGCGGAACTGCATTCTTTAGAGAAAATTCAGCAGTCTTTGAATGCAGAAACGGGTTTGGCTAGCTGGCTAAGCAGCCAAGGGCTACAAAATAATGCACGCTTATGGGAAAAGGTGAGCATTGACGATAGCTGGACGTTAGCATTGGAAGCAGTGTTGGGTGAGCGCTTAAATGCATTATTGACTCAAGCGCCTGTTAATCATAAAACGTCAAGCAGACCGCCAAGTGCTTTGGTTGTTGGTTTTTCAGGACGCTTGTCACAATCAGTCAAATCAAATACCAGCTATACGCCACTCATTAGTATGGTGAAAGACTGCTCGCCTGAGTTTCAAACGCTCATTAATGATTGGTTGGCCAATATTTATTTACTGCCTGATGATGTTGATGGGGTTGAATCAAGTGCTATGTTGGCACCAGGTGAAAAGCTGGTGAACAAACAAGGCGATGTTTTTAGTCTTGGTGGGGTTGTTTATCATGGTAAGAATAATCACTTACATGGTGTGATAGCGCGTCAACAGCGACTGGCTGATTTGAGAACATCATTGCCTAATATGCAAAGTGCAGTAACACAGATCATTGCGCAGCTAACAGAGGCTGAAGCAGATTTGGCCGCAAACAGGCAATTGCAACAACAGGAAGGCAGTCAACTTAAACTGGCAATGCAAACCCTGCACCAACATCAATTAGTAATCTCTAAATTAGAGCAATTGCGCGAGTCAACCATTGCGCGTGAAAAAAGCCTAAAAGCTGATATAGAAACAGCGCAGATACGGCATGAACAACAATTAAACAATGTACAGTTAAAGCAAGTTGCATTAGCAGAAATGAAAACCGCTGTTCAGCAGCTTGAGGCCATAAAAGTGGCTGATGAAAACAGCAGGCAACAAGCAGAACAAGCGTTTAATGCATTGCGTGATGCGACAGCAGAGGCTGAAAAGAAACATCAACAACTTAGCTTTGATTCAAAAATTATTAATAATAATATCAATGATTTAAATAATAAAATTAATGTTATTAATGAAGAAGAAAAGGCATTTGCTTTGCGTAAAGCTGAAGTTGAACAAACTTTGAATCTGACACCAATGGAAACGCTCAAGGCCAATTTAACGCAAGCGATAACCGTTAAGCAGCGGCAAGAACTAGCGTTATCTGAAGCAAGAAACCATTTGGAGGCGCAAGAGGCTGATTTAAAAGAGCGAGAGCGTGTGCGTATGCAGCATGAACAGCAGTTGAATCCAATGCGAGATACGCTTGAGCAGGGACGTTTGCGTGAACAGGAAGCGAGATTGTATTTTGAACAGTGTCAAGCAGGCTTGCAGGAAAACGGCATGGATGAAAAGATACTATTGCAAGGATTGGATGCGCAAGCGAAAGCCAGTGATTTTGCTGAAAAAACCAGTCAGCTGCAACGCGATATTGAGCGCTTAGGCCCTGTTAATTTGGCTGCCATACAAGAGCTAGATAGTGAGTCGGAGAGAAAAGCCTATCTAGATAGTCAAATGCAAGACTTGATTGAGGCGAGTGAAACCTTAGAGGCGGCGATTAATAAAATTGATAAAGAAACGCGTGATAAATTGCTAACGACATTTAATGAGGCTAATCAACACTTTGGCGAGTTGTTTTCTACATTATTCGGTGGTGGGCAGGCAAAATTGGAATTGCTTGGCGAAGAAATTTTGGACACGGGCTTACAGGTATTTGCCCAGCCTCCGGGTAAGAAGAATACAACGATTCAATTGTTATCAGGTGGTGAAAAAGCATTAACCGCATTGGCCTTGGTGTTTGCTTTATTTCGATTGAATCCAGCGCCATTTTGCTTGATGGATGAGGTGGATGCGCCATTGGATGACAGTAATACTGAGCGATTTTGTGCAATGGTAAAAAAAATGTCGGAAAGAACGCAGTTTTTGTTTGTGAGTCACAACAAGATTACAATGGAAATTGCCCAGCAATTAATTGGCGTGACGATGCAAGAGTCAGGGGTGTCACGAATTGTGGATGTTGATATCGATGCAGCCCTGCAAATGCAGCTCGTGTAG